A genome region from Candidatus Latescibacter sp. includes the following:
- a CDS encoding zinc ribbon domain-containing protein, producing the protein MALFEYRCKSCGRISEILILSEEDNASCTWCGCEDMEKLMSTFAVSMKSASAKSTPPGCPSGGCCNRECGF; encoded by the coding sequence ATGGCCTTATTCGAGTACCGCTGTAAAAGCTGCGGCAGAATTTCAGAAATTCTCATACTTTCGGAAGAAGATAATGCTTCGTGTACCTGGTGCGGTTGTGAGGATATGGAGAAACTCATGTCGACTTTCGCTGTTTCAATGAAATCAGCCTCCGCAAAATCGACTCCGCCCGGTTGTCCCAGCGGCGGCTGCTGCAACAGAGAATGCGGTTTCTGA
- a CDS encoding phosphoribosyltransferase family protein, producing the protein MGKVHIISKYRRLFLNRVEAGSLLGQELKRLNLEKPIVMGIPRGGIIIAREASLILGCDMDIVLSRKLGAPGNPELAIGAIAEDGSVFLNEMISSRIGVYDSYIEQEKARQLSVISARSARYRSILPKADLHERPVIITDDGIATGATMQAALRVARRENPSYLIAAAPVGAEDSVSSLAGDADEVICLNTPPFFAGVGQFYVEFTQVDDQTVEEIMREEAEKRAAG; encoded by the coding sequence ATGGGGAAAGTACATATCATTTCAAAATACCGCCGTCTTTTCCTTAATCGCGTTGAAGCAGGAAGTCTCCTCGGTCAGGAATTGAAGCGTCTCAACCTGGAAAAACCGATTGTCATGGGCATTCCACGGGGCGGAATTATTATTGCCCGTGAAGCGTCGCTGATTCTGGGTTGTGATATGGATATAGTGCTTTCACGCAAACTGGGCGCCCCCGGAAATCCTGAACTGGCCATCGGGGCGATCGCTGAGGATGGATCGGTATTCCTGAATGAGATGATCTCTTCCCGCATCGGTGTATACGACTCCTATATCGAGCAGGAAAAAGCCCGCCAGCTTTCCGTCATTTCCGCTCGGAGCGCTCGATACCGCTCTATCCTTCCGAAAGCGGATTTGCATGAAAGGCCGGTGATCATTACCGATGACGGTATCGCTACTGGCGCCACCATGCAGGCGGCCCTCCGGGTCGCCCGCAGGGAAAATCCCTCGTATCTTATTGCGGCGGCCCCGGTCGGAGCGGAAGATTCAGTCTCAAGCTTGGCCGGAGATGCGGACGAGGTGATCTGTCTGAACACCCCGCCGTTCTTTGCCGGCGTCGGGCAGTTTTATGTGGAATTCACTCAGGTGGATGACCAGACTGTGGAGGAAATCATGCGAGAAGAGGCTGAAAAGAGGGCGGCCGGATGA
- a CDS encoding aldo/keto reductase, whose protein sequence is MQFRKFGKLDWNVSALGFGCMRLPTTDGIPLSGNINEGESIRMIRFAIDQGVNYIDTAYPYHGRNGEIVVGKALKERYREKVKLATKSPVWLLNKAEDFDSFLNEQLKKLQTDHIDFYLLHGLDKLRWDSVILKLGILKKAASAIRDGRIGRLGFSFHDTCDSFKEIIDGYDRWVLCQIQYNYMDTENQAGTEGLRYAASKGMAVVVMEPLLGGRLANPPQPVQALFDRFEKRRSPSDWALQWLWNQPEVSCVLSGMSSLKQVEENIRSADLSGVGSFGAEEAHLIERVRGKFKERAAIPCTKCGYCMPCPNGVNIPRNFELYNDAVMYDDPGAPRMTYTRFFNEKERANVCIQCRICEEKCPQKIVISELLSQVHAVLGEGKPV, encoded by the coding sequence GTGCAATTTCGAAAATTTGGAAAACTTGACTGGAATGTTTCAGCGCTCGGTTTCGGATGCATGCGCCTGCCGACGACTGATGGAATACCATTGAGCGGAAACATAAACGAAGGCGAATCGATAAGAATGATACGTTTTGCCATCGATCAAGGCGTAAATTACATCGATACCGCCTATCCCTATCATGGCAGGAACGGCGAGATTGTGGTCGGGAAAGCGTTGAAGGAAAGATACAGGGAAAAGGTCAAACTTGCGACAAAATCTCCCGTCTGGCTGTTAAACAAAGCAGAAGATTTTGATTCCTTTTTAAACGAACAGTTGAAAAAGCTTCAGACAGATCACATTGATTTTTATCTTCTCCATGGTCTGGATAAGCTGCGATGGGATTCGGTCATCCTCAAGCTCGGCATTTTAAAAAAAGCGGCATCGGCGATTCGAGACGGCAGGATAGGGCGCCTGGGATTTTCTTTTCATGATACCTGTGATTCTTTCAAAGAAATCATCGATGGGTACGACCGATGGGTTTTATGTCAAATTCAGTATAACTATATGGATACTGAGAATCAGGCCGGAACAGAGGGATTAAGGTATGCGGCATCGAAAGGAATGGCTGTTGTCGTGATGGAGCCATTATTGGGAGGAAGATTGGCGAATCCGCCGCAGCCGGTTCAAGCGCTGTTCGACAGGTTCGAGAAGCGGCGTTCTCCTTCCGATTGGGCGCTTCAATGGTTATGGAACCAGCCGGAAGTGTCCTGTGTGCTGAGCGGGATGAGCAGCTTGAAGCAGGTTGAAGAGAATATACGTTCGGCAGACCTGTCCGGCGTGGGTTCTTTCGGAGCGGAAGAAGCGCACCTCATCGAGCGTGTCCGGGGAAAATTTAAAGAAAGAGCGGCAATCCCCTGTACGAAATGCGGTTATTGCATGCCCTGTCCCAACGGAGTGAACATACCGAGAAATTTTGAATTATATAACGATGCCGTCATGTATGATGATCCCGGCGCGCCGCGCATGACCTACACGAGATTTTTTAATGAAAAAGAACGCGCGAATGTATGCATACAGTGCAGAATATGCGAAGAGAAATGTCCGCAGAAAATAGTAATCAGCGAGCTCTTGAGCCAGGTACATGCAGTGTTGGGGGAAGGAAAACCAGTGTAG
- a CDS encoding Panacea domain-containing protein, which produces MFVFKFDKAIQAVAYLLRREPSREMNYMRLLKILYIADRESIKLTGRPITGDRVIAMKQGPVLGNILDLIKGIHLRSPEWSMFIQRDEYKIRLIAETGLPNLSRFDILTLERVAEEHRSLDEWDLVEFTHNFPEWRKNDPGDSKMKKIPFPDIFEALGRTTDPEIEEEAMEDRAFARLFGG; this is translated from the coding sequence ATGTTTGTATTCAAATTCGACAAGGCAATTCAAGCCGTTGCTTACCTTCTACGGCGTGAGCCAAGCCGAGAGATGAACTACATGCGATTGCTCAAGATTCTCTATATCGCAGACCGAGAAAGCATTAAGCTAACAGGGCGTCCAATTACAGGGGATCGGGTTATCGCAATGAAGCAAGGCCCTGTTCTCGGCAATATCCTCGACCTAATAAAAGGGATTCATCTTCGCAGTCCCGAGTGGTCTATGTTTATCCAAAGAGATGAATACAAAATTCGGCTAATCGCAGAAACTGGCCTTCCAAATCTGAGTCGCTTTGACATCTTAACTCTTGAGCGGGTTGCCGAAGAACACCGATCGCTTGATGAATGGGATTTGGTTGAGTTCACACATAATTTCCCCGAGTGGCGGAAAAACGATCCGGGGGATTCTAAGATGAAAAAGATTCCGTTTCCTGATATCTTTGAAGCATTGGGACGAACCACCGATCCGGAGATAGAAGAAGAGGCTATGGAAGACAGAGCCTTCGCTCGTCTGTTTGGGGGATAA
- a CDS encoding glycoside hydrolase family 38 C-terminal domain-containing protein: MFDYHGIIRKKPGYVFVLLLIALGGIPKVALSASSVTPVTQWLVIGTFHTSDDSEILDFPYLPEIFLAPSPGDSIGGFKWQAITVKDPRVDLQRYDFPVKKYCAAYAFTYILSKKEQKVQLMLDSDAGLAVWVNSAEVWRDIVYVNPWHDARRDHVANVTLHKGWNRLLIKVCELNGGWKSNRRSFSCSIKSETELSFSLDVGQPGKTDYWAFPVNPGSQKNVNTDSLILTDISLRSSENRKGIKAVIALSNFSDFKAEKILCRLIDSSGGKLGEAVVNSLNSHGFMRVDIPVDTMQFAKAFSAGGSKIVIQSGDLSKTYPIHWGLTVKCLCLAAASSGNPDKNIRELGIKTDAAIETYHISLNPYLSYVSDARKGLEAFCANDMKTVAETLKKIQERSLTNIPDLSWKTAFITGQAHIDMNWLWSNNETVKIAQDTFRQVVAFMDEYPDFKYIQSQAALYKAVEKTDPALFERIRHYVKEGRWELGGGMWVEADTNLSGGESLARSFLLAQRFFLDRFGKSTRVGWLPDNFGHISQLPQLLTLAGCGSFYTKRCSPINGSFWWEAPDGSKILCYANKFYNQAITTDITREFDDIAPKGNKIFIPYGVGDHGGGPTRRDIETAQLLNNTPRYPKMEFSTFENFCRSVQKEMNGLTTHRGEMQFTFRGCYTSVAKVKEGNRRCESALYSGEFMSSLDRFMGGAYPAEDLREAWEILLFNQFHDILPGSAIHESNMDAAADQKWVTSHAENARDSALRKIADKVKIPRGQGQPVVAFNLQPRARTSLVEADIFTHSSPATTHLSYWGNPYDGGSIEPVNIGQGNAPTVIVRDPSGKTIPAQVVWGKNFPPGWRSRILFVADNLPAGGYRSYTIDTTRPGDYNTLFSADNGAFETDFFLIKIDMSSGEITSLVDKRTRTEYAKSGLNHLRIYIEDGGANAWNIGRSKRVEDITAVESIKVTERGPVRACIETVKKWGNSKFVQRTYIYRSYPRIDFELDVHWFERFDAAAGAPMLRVIFPVALDNPHFSCHVPFDVVERPADGHDVPAQRWVDISGGDNGIALLNRSKYGHSFENGELRLSLLRSFNTPDIYPDQGIHHIQYALFPHKGDWKNGVWDEGDAYNVPSLSIEPPSAALGRGNAFLPEELSFISVNKGNVVLSGLKESENGDEMVARLFEVNGERTPITLTLPSNVLSARRLNLIEQPLDAAEKSVVDGRTISVTMRPHEIVTLGIKVEEVTLK; encoded by the coding sequence ATGTTTGATTATCATGGAATAATAAGAAAAAAACCAGGGTATGTATTTGTTCTATTACTTATCGCCCTCGGCGGCATACCTAAAGTAGCCTTGAGCGCATCTTCAGTGACGCCTGTTACCCAATGGCTCGTCATCGGAACTTTCCATACCTCCGATGACTCAGAAATCCTTGATTTCCCCTATCTTCCGGAAATATTTCTGGCGCCTTCGCCGGGTGACAGCATCGGCGGTTTCAAATGGCAGGCTATAACTGTTAAAGACCCCAGAGTCGACCTTCAGAGATACGATTTTCCTGTTAAGAAGTACTGCGCGGCCTATGCTTTTACTTACATTCTATCCAAAAAAGAACAGAAAGTACAGCTCATGCTCGATTCGGATGCAGGTCTTGCTGTATGGGTGAACAGCGCAGAGGTCTGGAGAGATATAGTATATGTAAATCCCTGGCATGACGCCCGCAGAGATCATGTGGCGAATGTCACCCTTCATAAAGGGTGGAACAGGCTTCTGATCAAAGTGTGCGAATTGAACGGCGGCTGGAAGTCCAATAGAAGGAGCTTTTCCTGTTCCATCAAATCTGAAACCGAACTATCATTTTCTCTGGACGTTGGACAACCAGGGAAAACAGATTATTGGGCTTTTCCGGTCAATCCCGGAAGCCAAAAAAATGTAAATACCGACAGCCTGATTCTTACCGATATATCACTGCGTTCTTCGGAAAACAGAAAAGGGATAAAGGCTGTGATCGCTCTCTCAAATTTCAGCGATTTCAAGGCAGAGAAAATCCTTTGCAGATTAATCGATTCCTCCGGAGGAAAACTCGGAGAAGCCGTTGTAAATTCCCTGAATTCTCATGGTTTTATGCGCGTCGATATTCCTGTGGATACAATGCAATTTGCCAAAGCCTTCAGTGCCGGCGGATCTAAAATCGTTATCCAATCCGGAGATTTATCTAAAACATATCCGATACATTGGGGCCTAACGGTGAAATGTCTGTGTCTGGCCGCAGCGTCATCGGGAAACCCGGATAAAAATATTCGTGAGCTGGGAATAAAAACAGACGCCGCAATAGAAACCTATCACATCTCTCTTAACCCTTATCTTTCGTATGTTTCGGATGCCCGTAAAGGGCTTGAAGCTTTTTGTGCGAATGACATGAAGACTGTTGCAGAAACTCTGAAAAAAATCCAGGAGCGATCTCTTACAAATATTCCCGACCTTTCGTGGAAGACTGCGTTCATCACCGGCCAGGCGCATATCGATATGAACTGGCTCTGGAGTAATAATGAAACAGTAAAAATTGCTCAAGATACATTCCGACAGGTTGTAGCATTTATGGACGAGTATCCTGATTTCAAATACATTCAGAGCCAGGCGGCGCTCTATAAGGCTGTCGAGAAGACTGATCCTGCTCTTTTCGAGCGTATCCGTCATTATGTGAAAGAAGGCCGCTGGGAGCTTGGCGGAGGGATGTGGGTCGAGGCCGACACGAATCTTTCGGGCGGTGAATCTCTCGCGAGGTCGTTTCTTCTTGCACAGCGGTTTTTTCTCGACCGTTTTGGAAAATCAACGCGTGTAGGCTGGCTCCCCGACAATTTCGGGCATATATCGCAGCTTCCCCAGTTGTTAACATTGGCGGGGTGCGGATCGTTCTATACGAAACGGTGCTCTCCGATAAACGGGTCTTTTTGGTGGGAAGCCCCCGATGGTTCAAAAATCTTATGTTATGCCAACAAATTTTATAATCAGGCCATTACTACCGATATTACCAGAGAATTTGACGATATTGCGCCGAAGGGCAACAAAATATTCATTCCCTACGGAGTCGGAGACCATGGCGGCGGCCCGACCCGGCGGGATATTGAAACGGCGCAATTGCTTAACAACACTCCCCGTTATCCGAAAATGGAATTCTCAACTTTTGAAAATTTTTGCCGCTCGGTCCAGAAGGAAATGAACGGCCTGACGACTCACCGGGGTGAGATGCAATTCACTTTCAGGGGTTGTTATACCTCCGTTGCAAAGGTGAAGGAAGGGAACCGGCGCTGCGAATCGGCGCTCTACTCGGGCGAGTTCATGTCCTCGCTTGATCGCTTCATGGGAGGCGCATACCCCGCGGAAGACCTGCGCGAGGCATGGGAAATCCTTCTGTTCAATCAGTTTCATGATATTCTTCCCGGGTCTGCGATACATGAAAGCAACATGGATGCCGCCGCCGATCAAAAATGGGTTACTTCACATGCGGAAAATGCGCGCGACTCTGCGCTCAGAAAAATCGCCGATAAGGTTAAAATCCCCCGTGGACAGGGCCAGCCGGTTGTCGCGTTCAATCTCCAGCCGCGGGCACGTACATCTCTGGTCGAGGCGGATATTTTCACCCATTCATCTCCGGCGACAACACATCTGTCATACTGGGGCAATCCATACGACGGTGGCAGTATAGAGCCGGTAAATATCGGTCAGGGGAATGCACCTACAGTTATAGTCCGTGATCCTTCGGGAAAAACAATCCCGGCGCAGGTTGTCTGGGGCAAGAACTTTCCGCCCGGCTGGCGCTCGCGTATTCTTTTTGTGGCAGATAATCTGCCCGCAGGCGGTTATCGATCATATACTATCGATACAACACGACCCGGAGACTATAATACACTTTTTTCAGCCGATAACGGAGCTTTCGAAACGGATTTCTTTTTGATAAAAATCGATATGTCTTCAGGCGAAATTACAAGTCTTGTGGACAAACGAACAAGAACAGAATATGCCAAAAGCGGTTTGAACCATCTGCGGATATACATCGAGGACGGAGGCGCCAACGCATGGAACATCGGCCGGTCAAAGCGCGTCGAGGATATTACCGCGGTTGAGAGCATCAAGGTAACCGAACGCGGTCCTGTCCGGGCGTGCATCGAGACTGTCAAGAAATGGGGAAACTCAAAATTCGTTCAAAGAACATACATTTACCGCTCTTATCCGAGGATCGATTTCGAACTCGATGTTCACTGGTTCGAACGGTTCGATGCTGCGGCGGGCGCGCCGATGCTTCGCGTTATTTTCCCGGTGGCTCTTGACAATCCGCATTTCTCCTGTCATGTTCCGTTCGATGTTGTGGAGCGCCCGGCAGACGGTCATGATGTCCCCGCACAAAGATGGGTCGATATATCCGGCGGCGACAATGGAATTGCCCTGCTTAACCGGTCAAAATACGGTCATTCGTTTGAAAACGGCGAACTCCGTCTCAGCCTGCTCAGGAGTTTTAATACACCGGATATTTATCCCGACCAGGGTATCCATCATATACAGTATGCGTTATTTCCCCATAAAGGCGACTGGAAAAACGGCGTCTGGGACGAAGGCGACGCCTATAATGTTCCATCGCTCTCGATCGAGCCTCCGTCAGCGGCTCTCGGCAGGGGGAATGCTTTCCTTCCTGAAGAATTGTCTTTCATATCGGTTAATAAAGGCAATGTTGTATTATCAGGGCTGAAAGAATCGGAGAATGGAGATGAAATGGTCGCCCGGCTTTTTGAAGTGAACGGGGAAAGAACACCAATTACTCTTACATTGCCATCGAATGTGCTGTCCGCAAGGAGGTTAAATCTGATCGAACAGCCACTCGATGCCGCAGAAAAGTCTGTTGTTGACGGAAGAACTATTTCTGTTACAATGAGGCCCCATGAAATTGTGACGCTGGGTATTAAGGTTGAAGAAGTAACTCTAAAGTGA
- the amrS gene encoding AmmeMemoRadiSam system radical SAM enzyme, with product MENVELKHKAMLYEPLENQWVHCFLCSHHCRIAPSNNGICGVRRNEEGILYTMAYGSVIASHIDPIEKKPLYHFLPGSESYSIATIGCNFKCSFCQNWVISQASPQDSSLGGYAMTPQEIVQSALKNRCGSISYTYTEPTIFFEYAYDTAKLAREAGLYNVFVTNGYMTGEALDTIKPYLDAANVDLKSFSDEYYRKICKGRLQPVLDTIARMKEKDIWIEVTTLIVPGENDSEKELNDIAHFLSTVSIDIPWHISRFFPNYNLTDHSATPLDTLIKAREIGKKNNLRFIYLGNVGGYGDTRCFNCNALLVKRAYLAAEKSFLSDHVCPKCGAEIKGVWK from the coding sequence ATGGAAAATGTCGAGCTGAAACACAAAGCCATGTTATACGAGCCACTCGAAAACCAGTGGGTGCACTGTTTTCTGTGTTCTCACCATTGCCGGATTGCGCCTTCAAACAATGGTATCTGCGGAGTCCGCCGCAATGAGGAAGGAATCCTCTATACGATGGCTTACGGTTCGGTTATTGCTTCACACATCGATCCGATCGAGAAAAAACCGCTCTATCACTTTTTACCGGGTTCGGAATCTTATTCCATTGCCACCATCGGATGCAATTTCAAGTGCAGCTTCTGCCAGAATTGGGTGATTTCCCAGGCCTCGCCGCAGGATAGCTCCCTGGGCGGATATGCAATGACTCCCCAGGAGATTGTCCAATCGGCTTTAAAGAATCGCTGCGGGAGTATCTCTTACACCTACACCGAGCCTACCATATTTTTCGAGTACGCCTATGACACCGCCAAACTGGCCCGTGAGGCCGGATTGTATAACGTTTTCGTCACCAACGGATACATGACCGGGGAAGCCCTCGATACCATCAAGCCTTATCTCGACGCCGCCAATGTGGACCTGAAAAGCTTCAGCGATGAATACTACCGGAAAATCTGCAAGGGGCGTCTCCAGCCGGTTCTCGATACCATTGCCCGCATGAAAGAAAAGGATATATGGATCGAAGTGACCACCCTTATCGTGCCGGGAGAAAACGATTCGGAGAAGGAGCTGAATGACATCGCCCATTTTCTCTCCACTGTGAGCATCGACATCCCCTGGCACATCAGCAGGTTTTTCCCAAACTACAATCTTACCGATCATTCTGCGACTCCGCTCGATACCCTCATTAAAGCCCGTGAAATTGGGAAAAAAAATAACCTCCGCTTTATATACCTCGGTAATGTCGGCGGATACGGCGATACCCGATGTTTCAACTGCAACGCCCTCCTGGTGAAGAGGGCTTATCTCGCCGCAGAGAAAAGCTTCCTTTCCGATCATGTCTGTCCGAAATGCGGGGCTGAAATCAAAGGGGTTTGGAAATAA
- the glgA gene encoding glycogen synthase GlgA, which yields MKILFVASEMTPFCKTGGLADVIGTLPVVLARMGNEVAVMLPGYSAIDRQKYGFDENRGRFQVTVGPVTKPATVSSASWKGITIHLIENEEYFDRPGLYGEQQGDYYDNGPRFVFFSRGALEAARLLGIKPDIIHAHDWQTGLILPYLRTLYAWEPLFYGASSLFTIHNLGYQGIFPPWVFSLTGIPDEEFRWTKMEFYGNVSFLKSGIVYADAVSTVSETYAREITTEPLGFGMQGVLTERKNDLFGILNGIDQEEWNPATDQSLPARYTSAEMSGKKICRQALLKEFGISPGEDSPVFGMVSRLDSQKGFDILEEGVKKIASMAVCLVILGTGTREHAVAMEKLAAEYPDRIRIMVKFDPLMARLVYAGSDAFLMPSRYEPCGLGQFIALRYGTLPVVHATGGLADTVHDLDSDPDYGNGFSFEEYTSEALVEAMERAVKAFTQPGRKRWLKAVGRAMSHDYSWKRSAEKYEKLYQQIRNQKG from the coding sequence TTGAAAATTCTTTTTGTTGCGTCCGAGATGACTCCATTCTGCAAGACGGGAGGACTTGCCGATGTGATCGGTACGCTTCCGGTCGTGCTTGCCCGGATGGGAAACGAAGTGGCTGTGATGCTGCCGGGATATTCCGCAATAGACCGGCAAAAGTACGGTTTTGATGAGAATCGCGGCCGTTTCCAGGTCACGGTTGGCCCGGTAACAAAACCGGCCACAGTGAGCAGCGCTTCCTGGAAAGGAATCACCATTCATCTCATCGAAAATGAGGAGTACTTTGACCGTCCCGGCTTATACGGCGAACAGCAGGGAGACTACTACGACAACGGCCCACGGTTCGTATTCTTCTCAAGGGGAGCGCTGGAAGCGGCGAGGCTGCTCGGAATCAAACCGGACATCATCCATGCCCATGACTGGCAAACCGGCCTGATCCTCCCCTATCTCCGCACTCTGTATGCCTGGGAACCCCTGTTCTACGGCGCTTCGAGCCTTTTCACCATCCATAATCTCGGCTACCAAGGAATTTTTCCCCCCTGGGTGTTCTCGCTTACCGGTATTCCGGATGAAGAATTCCGTTGGACGAAAATGGAGTTTTACGGCAATGTTTCCTTCCTCAAAAGCGGGATTGTGTACGCGGACGCCGTTTCCACGGTGAGCGAAACATACGCCCGTGAGATCACCACGGAGCCGCTGGGTTTCGGCATGCAGGGAGTGCTTACCGAACGGAAGAATGACCTCTTCGGCATTCTCAACGGCATCGACCAGGAGGAATGGAACCCGGCAACCGATCAATCCCTTCCTGCTCGGTACACCTCCGCCGAAATGAGCGGTAAGAAAATCTGCCGTCAGGCTCTCCTGAAAGAATTCGGTATCTCGCCAGGAGAAGATTCCCCCGTGTTCGGGATGGTTTCGAGGCTGGACAGCCAGAAGGGATTCGACATTCTGGAAGAAGGGGTGAAAAAGATTGCTTCCATGGCCGTATGCCTGGTCATCCTCGGCACAGGAACCCGTGAGCATGCCGTGGCCATGGAAAAACTTGCCGCCGAGTACCCCGACCGTATCCGGATCATGGTCAAATTCGATCCTCTGATGGCACGACTTGTATATGCCGGATCGGATGCTTTCCTGATGCCGAGCCGGTATGAACCCTGCGGTCTCGGTCAGTTCATCGCGCTCCGGTATGGGACCCTCCCCGTGGTGCATGCTACCGGCGGGCTGGCAGATACGGTGCATGACCTGGACTCCGACCCTGATTACGGGAATGGATTCTCTTTTGAGGAGTATACATCCGAAGCGCTTGTGGAAGCGATGGAACGGGCGGTGAAGGCTTTCACCCAGCCGGGCCGCAAGCGTTGGCTGAAAGCTGTTGGACGTGCCATGTCCCATGATTATTCCTGGAAAAGGTCTGCCGAAAAATATGAGAAATTATACCAGCAGATACGAAACCAAAAAGGCTGA